The Cucumis melo cultivar AY chromosome 5, USDA_Cmelo_AY_1.0, whole genome shotgun sequence genome has a segment encoding these proteins:
- the LOC103491665 gene encoding probable membrane-associated kinase regulator 1, which produces MGKRTAKSSRSQTLPSSPSHSFSSSSSSDFEFTISVSPRQASTALCPADELFYKGQLLPLHLSPRLSMVRTLILASSSTSSSSDTNSTSASRDSTGSSTESHSSFSSDIVLLGDCDSSRPSSVTEDDEFRARFGINNTKNHKKNHSNPNLQSPIKKSKYFSLSRFSSVFRKESTTKNNNPESETVSGSQVKKISSSAKEVFRKYLNKVKPLYGKISQKQQQQNEWKTKSDRSGKEDKLSDVEFSSNNSGKESGSRALSHSFSGNLKYPRRRNVASSCPSSIRSSPSHSGILSSRTGLSSMYSANRVGTTMNHGNNTSSMEELQSAIQGAIAHCKSSMVESKRRTTTTTTTMSNEI; this is translated from the coding sequence ATGGGGAAACGGACAGCGAAAAGTTCGAGATCCCAAACCTTACCTTCATCTCCTTCGcattctttctcttcttcttcttcctccgatTTCGAATTCACCATCTCCGTTTCACCTCGTCAAGCTTCCACTGCGCTTTGTCCTGCCGATGAGCTTTTCTACAAAGGTCAGTTACTTCCTCTCCATCTCTCTCCTCGTCTCTCCATGGTTAGAACGCTTATTCTCGCCTCCTCTAGTACCTCGTCTTCTTCCGACACTAATAGCACCTCAGCATCGCGCGATTCCACCGGAAGTTCCACTGAATCTCACTCATCCTTCAGTAGCGACATCGTGCTACTCGGCGATTGCGATTCCTCTAGACCTAGCTCCGTTACTGAAGACGATGAGTTCAGAGCGCGATTCGGTATCAATAATACGAAAAATCACAAGAAGAATCACTCCAATCCTAATTTGCAAAGTCCGATTAAGAAGAGTAAATACTTCTCACTCTCGAGATTTTCTTCTGTGTTCAGAAAAGAATCGACGACGAAGAATAATAATCCAGAATCTGAAACGGTATCTGGATCGCAGGTTAAGAAAATCAGTTCCTCAGCGAAGGAAGTTTTCAGGAAGTATTTGAATAAAGTGAAGCCGTTGTACGGAAAAATTTCACAAAAACAGCAACAGCAAAATGAATGGAAAACGAAGAGTGATAGATCTGGTAAGGAGGATAAACTATCAGATGTGGAGTTTTCAAGCAATAACTCCGGGAAAGAAAGTGGATCGAGAGCTCTATCGCATTCATTTTCCGGTAATTTAAAATATCCGAGAAGAAGAAACGTTGCGTCGAGTTGTCCTTCATCGATTAGGTCATCGCCAAGCCATTCCGGCATTCTATCGTCTCGAACCGGATTATCGAGCATGTATTCAGCTAACAGAGTCGGAACGACGATGAACCACGGCAACAACACGTCGTCTATGGAGGAATTGCAGAGTGCGATTCAAGGTGCAATTGCTCACTGCAAAAGCTCCATGGTGGAAAGCAAGAGGAGGACGACAACGACAACGACGACGATGAGTAATGAGATTTga